Genomic DNA from Misgurnus anguillicaudatus unplaced genomic scaffold, ASM2758022v2 HiC_scaffold_26, whole genome shotgun sequence:
cggaaaaatgcggtgATTCGTGACACGAATAACTGAGAAAAATATTCCTTGACTATACCATGGAcctttgtgagatcaggttgtttaAGATAATACAGAGATAACACGTTTTGCTACCTAAAACAATTCGTTTTGCCTCTCAGATTATAcatggttttttttttgtagaaattacagtagtacggtcagctgtttgccagtaataTACTGTAGATGTACATTGATgtaatttactggcaacagtttgttcaaagttaaatgaacattaaacatgaacaagtctttatttttacagaataaaacactaaaataacagcctcatgcaaagcattctgggaaacaaaatttttaagaaaaaaaaaacgaaaaaaagGTTGATGAAGATTTCTTgtttccagaatgctttgcatgaggctgttattttatagttttattctgtaaaagataaagatttgtgaatgtttaatgttcatttaactttaaacacatttttaccagtaaataacatgcactgtaaaaaaattctgtagaaattacagtattactggcaactagctgccagtaacttactgtagattttacatttatgttatttactggcaacagtttgttcaaagttaaataaacatgaaacattttcagtctttaccttctacagtaagttactggcaaccagctgcataattacagcaaattttttacagtgtaagtttaaatctacagtaagttactggaaaatagctgcataactacagcaacatttttacagtgtatatttgaACTATAACATGAAACCACTGAAATGATAAGTACTGCTGGCTAATTGTTGCTTTCTCTTTAGGAAATTAGCATATAAACTATTAAACCATATTCACcactttcagaaataaagtGAAGTGTAATAATTCCATCCATCTTATTTCATCCAGAGGACTCGCCCTTCAAGTCTTTATAACATTCTGGTATTTGAATGGCTCTGAGGGTATAtcatattttaataacaaaccCCCATATTGCACCCCTTAACTGATGATTTCTCTTTTTTGTTGTGCCTGTAGCAGCCCTGCCGTTTCTGATTATAGAGTCTGGAGCTGTGAAACCCTACAGACGTGGTTTCTATTGTTCAGATGAGTCCATCAAATATCCTGCCAAACATAGAGACACCATCAGCGATGGCGTTCTGTCAGCGGCCGGCATGCTTATCGTCATTCTCTCTGTAAGTCCGTTTTATTGCGTTTATACTTTTGGGAGATCTTTAaggaaaaatatatacagtGCGGGCCCAAAAAGTATTTGGACACTTAtgtcacatttaaaaaatagagTTGTATTGGTATGTTTTAAGTAACATGAACCAACATTGAACCATATAGATTCTCAGCACTTATTAATTCTTGGTAATGGCAGTTAAAGACTttgtaaagtcatttcagagaattgtttctaaacacattataaatgttagaaatgcaTTGCACAttacaaagactgtgaactatgtagtactgaattgtggagtttCAGTTCAGGATTATTTTGGCTGTGTTGAAAGGGTGGCTCAATGCCCCGCCCCTAACATAATTGCTTGCATCCATGCAGTTTGTAGCGCTATTTGAAAATTGAAAGAGACATCAGCTTTCCCGcaagtgggtgtggtttcagtgAAGACACACCCCTGgcgtttgagagcagagaatcctgcctatttttccaagatttttattttatttttaacttgtGTTGTAGGCCTGTCAAAAGAtgaatcgcatacaaaataaaagtttgtttttgcatgatATATATgtatgcactgtgtgtaattattttacacACGCatgcatatacactcacctaaaggattattaggaacaccatactaatactgtgtttgaccccctttcgccttcaaaactgccttaattctacatggcattgattcaacaaggtgctgaaagcattctttagaaatgttggcccatattgataggatagcatcttgctgttgatggagatttgtgggatgcacatccaggacacgaagctcccgttccaccacatcacaaagatgctctattgggttgagatctggtgactgtgggggccattttagtacagtgaactcattgtcatgttcaagaaaccaattttaaattatttgagctttgtgacatggtgcattatcctgctggaagtagccatcagaagatgggtacatggtggtcataaagggatggacatggtcagaaacaatgctcaggtaggccatggcatttaaacaatgcccaattggcactaaggggcctaaagtgtgccaagaaaacatcccccacaccattacaccaccaccaccagcctgcacagtggaaacaaggcatgatggatccatgttctcattctgtttacaccaaattatgactctaccatctaaatgtctcaacagaaatcgagacttatcagaccaggcaacatttttccagtcttcaacggttcaattttggtgagctcgtgcaaattgtagcctctttttcttatttgtagtggagatgggtggtacccggtggggtcttctgctgttgtagcccatccgcctcaaggttgtgcgtgttgtggcttcacaaatgctttgttgcatacctcggttgtaacaagtgtttatttcagtcaaagttgctcttctatcagcttgaatcagtcggcccattctcctctgacctctcaACATGTATAGatgataattacacacaatacacacacaaatatattatgcacaaaCAAACttgttttgtatgcgattaatcacgattaatcttttgacagccctacttattttatttacatgaacatgaactaagattagtaaatgctgtagaagtattgttcattgttagtttatgttagctaatgcattaaatcattgttaacaaatacaatcttattgtaaaatgtatgAATGACATTAGATGCTAACATATCAAACCAAGAGGACTTCAAAGCACAAGCTTTCTATCCAAACATTttaccaaaaaatattttagacaaatgatAATTTTCGAGTTACATTGTTCATTACTGATCTTGATTAAACTTGTCTTTGATTAACGGTATGAGATTTGATTAGACAATTCTGACCTTTGACATTTCCAGATCACAATAGGTGAGAGCTACCGAATTCGCTACCTTCATAAAAGCTCCAACACGTTTGTCGGAAACCCATACATCTCTGCTCTCTACAAGCAAGTTGGTGTGTTCATGTTCGGCTGTGCGGTCAGTCAGTCTTTCACCGATATTGCCAAAGTCTCTGTGGGCCGCTTACGACCTCACTTCCTGGATGTGTGCCAGCCGGATTTGACGTCAGTCAATTGTTCCCTTGGTTACATCACAGAGTACAGGTGCACGGGAGATGATGGGAAAATTCAGGAAGCCAGGTACAGTATGACCTACTGTATATTCTTAAAGGTCACCTAACACAAACTGTTTCTGCTAATTTCATGTTAATCTTAAGTACATATAGGGTAGTATTACAACCTTTGTATctcagaagagtctttagtttcaTCAGATTTACTTGTAACGCTACATTTTGTGTCAGCCCTAGGTTGGTGTGTGCGCTATTCCAAGAGAAGTGCCCAAATAAGGACTTCCTTTATACTTTGAGCACTTGTTATGTAACAAAATAAGTAGGCAAATAAACTTTCTGATACTTTTAAgcagagtcctgcaacgggtcGGTTTACCCGCGGATACCTgcataaaagtgtctaaaacgGGTCGATTGTGACATTGCTAAAATTCACGGGCGGGGATGCGGGCGGATAATTAACTCCGTGTGGGCGGGTAGTAGCGtgaatgaaaatatgtgcaatatTTGTATGTCTAAATTACATTACACACGcaacatatgacatttgacccatcacgtcACCACCACTGCGACAGTGCACAACCTTTGTTGATTCTTCCCGTAGCCTAGTTGGAGCGAGCGTTGCAGGAGTTGCATAAAGTTTTGACGTTGATAACCGGAACCTGGGAACATCTTCTCTTAGAAATCTTGTAGgagcacagcaggggttgtgtaagtaggttgtattttttcttgtcctttttttaattaataggTCTATtatagttatcaggttccatAGCCTATTTAGGTGCGGATGGTAGGCTACTTGAATGGCGCAAAACATCATTAGCCCATTCATGACGCTTTTGTTATGTTGGGAGAGGTGTatgagataaaaaaaataaaacactttaattggaatgattttagcGTGTGTGATTTATGCGTGTGCGGGTCGGGTAACGGGCCAAATATTATAGGGGTCTGGGTGGGtgcggatttaattttgatatcaTCACGGGTGACGGAtcggatctggtgctgaactttgcggGTATGGGCGGGAACCAgtctccaaaaatggacccgTGCAGGACTTGTAAGAAGTgtgcatttggcacagaaattTGTTTGAAACTTTGCCCATGTTATGCATAAGAATCCAACTCTTTAATGTGTTAATAAgccagaatgcatgaaataccactAGACTCCCTTCTTTTAAGCAACGGGGCGCGGGGTTCGTACAGTGgcgctacactgtaaaaagttatttaaagttaaaaaagtaaaaaagttaaatttgtaatgcctaaaaatgtaaaaataaatgtttcgcaaattttctcactttaagtgaaatgtaagtttttttaggtgttatccATTTAAGTAATACTTTTTACCTTTTTTCACCTCAAAAAGTGAGAgaatttaagataaaaaatatcacattttaccaaccaaagtaatttttttaataaaaattacactgtgggaaaaaaacatacaaaaatgatatatattttatgtgcttgagtttcacatgtgcaaaaacatgctatttaatataaaacaagggttttaaatgtaaattttcatatgttttgcataaaatgtatGTGAAATTAGTAAAACCGACAAACAAgtttataatgtgttaaaaaccaTTTGTTGGTTACAATGTTGATTTATTAAACTTTCTATGCAACCAAAAATAGTAGTCTGCCGGTTtacctttattttaattttacatggagcaaaaattaagtAAAGTTTAGTCAttgcatgcgcacgtgaaactaccacgtttagttttgcgtgctcatgtgaaactttcgcgttcacgtgaaactatcgcatgcgcacgtgaaactttcccTTTCAAGTGCGCACGCGCAAGTGAAaattgaaactaaactttagattttttttactccaaagTCACCTAAGGGGCTCGGTATGTTTGCCTAAGATGTGcacatatttctttaaaatgtatcatttaCATGAGTTTCGTTAGAAAACTCCAAAACCATGTTTCCCATGTTTTTGACTTCTGCAAGGGATGAGCCTTAAAGTCAcactaaaatatttataatacctACAGCAAATACAATGCAAACTGTGTACAAATAATGCTAGAAATTATTAGAAGAGAAAATTTCAGAAGAATTtctattaattttaatttctatATTTAAAGTCATTATTACCCCTCAAAGTGACACAAGTGTCATAACCGAGTAACTATAGACATGTTGTAACAACCAGAAGCTCATCACATGTTTGTCTTTTCAAAGTAAAATTAATTTGAGtccattaaaaaatattttatttttatgaaaaatacaaaaattacagtttaaatgtgcagtgtgtacattttgggggcatctagtggtaaggttgtgtattgcaaccaatggctcagttcacTGATCAcgccttgcttttgaaacgcatagagaagctacggtagccgccaccggacaaacatgtcattgtcgaagacaacttagtaaaaaaagtttgtccgttaagggcttctgtagaaacatggcggcacaaaatggcgccTTCCATGtaagtgtatgtagataaaaacgtctcattctaaggtaataaaacataacgGTTATAGTTACGTatattatagttttgtatattatttagcatttctgttgagattcttttaaaaattacacactgcacatttaAAGTCAAAGTGAAAAATGTTATAACCATCACACACAGAACATATATGAATGCAGCCATTAGATGTTCATTAAAGATATGTCATAAATGTTTCACCATCAATAAAACCGAAATCTGAACTGAAATGCAAAAATGAACACACAACATGTGTTTCTTTGttgtatgtgttttattttaaaatattttctccTATATATTGACTGTTGACAGAGAATAAATCATGattataataaaacataatttccttTATGATTATAAATAGGAAATCCTTCTTTTCTGGCCACGCCTCATTCTCCATGTACACGATGCTGTATTTAGCTGTAAGTATTTGTGCATTACATATGGCTCATTACTTACAAACTTACTGTGTCTTTATAATAGTGCTTGTCTGTGATTGTTTAATGAGTTTTGTCTTTGATCATGTAGTTGTACCTGCACTCCCGGTTGTCCTGGCGAGGTGCTCGTGTTCTCAGACCGCTCCTTCAGTTCACCCTGATCATGATGGCGTTTTACACCGGGCTGTCGCGCGTCTCCGATCATAAACATCACCCCAGTGACATACTCGCAGGCTTTGTTCAGGGAGCTCTCGTGTCGTACTGCACTGTAAGAACAAGTCTCTTATACTTAAATAAGTGCAATGACAACACTCTgtacatatattattaaatatatgctttttgtgatttattggcATTAGAgataacactttattttgatggtAAAACACCTATTAAAGTGGActaaatataattgtataaatgtataaattcaTCTTattaagaacatagtaaaatattgaaaaacagtggtgttttccttaaacaaaacataaaattttattatatacgataaattaaagtaaaatgtatgggttttttttttttaaatgaatggtGTTAATTATCACATATTAccacgggcctgttgaatgctttattctgattggttgaaagattttctatgggtgttgattatttttctgtaaaccgcacaccaatgtcaaatgtcttaaaaataggcaccatagcaatgtttgtggtaaccatagtacactgaaaaaaggtaagtggttgcaatcaatttaaatcaatagatttaaacaaaaaaattagaaatataaaataaaaaacttttgtttaaatgtagcttaaataaattcattgcaaccatttaccttaaaaaatgtagtaaattgaatgaagcttttttcagtgtataagaGAAATAATTAACTCTGgtcttttaaattatttgaaaataatgcacacccacagtgtaacaggtgtgcattatttttgaataattcaacagcccgtcgtcaattattccttacttttatgatgtaaatatgtaatattc
This window encodes:
- the LOC141362411 gene encoding phospholipid phosphatase 3-like yields the protein MQQLLVEKAMTADSSNGLNNKNDCKDYRRNRLMVGLDLFCLFLAALPFLIIESGAVKPYRRGFYCSDESIKYPAKHRDTISDGVLSAAGMLIVILSITIGESYRIRYLHKSSNTFVGNPYISALYKQVGVFMFGCAVSQSFTDIAKVSVGRLRPHFLDVCQPDLTSVNCSLGYITEYRCTGDDGKIQEARKSFFSGHASFSMYTMLYLALYLHSRLSWRGARVLRPLLQFTLIMMAFYTGLSRVSDHKHHPSDILAGFVQGALVSYCTVFYVSNLFRSKVRSSSLPDAIRKIDCLLSVDIRERTNHLTIA